AGATTAAAGCACTGCAACCACAATTTCTAAcactctttttctctttttttctgaaACTTAGGTCTAATATGAAGCATAATAATCACTAGCAAAGACACCAATATTTTTAAACCCTTTCCTAAAATTAGTtgatttttgtgattcaaaaataCCTGGATTGGTTACTCAATACAGTTAGGGTAATGGAAGCTGAAACTGCAGAAAAATCTTAACCATCAAATCCATCAGTTGAATCACCCATGTAAGTCTCTAAAAACAAATTTCaggtttttaatttcattttgggTCACATTGTTCTTCAAATCATTACAGCAAGGTTTTATTATTCCCCCTATTTGCGATTTTCCCTTAATTTTGCCCTTGTCATTATCAAACTGTATTTATTTCACCCAAATTGAAGTCAGAGTAATAAAACAGACTGAAAAATTCATGTATTTTTCACTCAAACGAATAGAAAGTGATATTTGCATTGTattaaaaaatttacattttaCAATTTCATTACAGATATTACAATTTGTAATGTTAAGTACATGAATTTGAAACCCCACTGGTTTGAATTATGCAGGTGAGGATTGATGAGAGGTAGAGGTGGAGAGAGTTCTGTGTTGCAACTGGGAACACTAAGGGGAGGTATGTATTGATCAGCAAAGTAGCCAAGTCAaagtcttcttttctttcaattattgtcttgtcttattttcttgtgTGTGGATAAAATTCCATTTGTGGTTCATAGTCCTAGATATTAATCATTTCTGGAAACTATTCAAGTCTTGCAATAATTTTGATACCCTTTAGTCCAATCACACAAATTTTCTTCTCTGCGTTATAATGCCGATAGTTGAAGGAATTCTTGTTAACGGTGTAACTGAAATTTTGAAGAAGTTGATTCCTTTTAtaattcaaaatatttgtgttGCAAAGGGTTTTAAAACTGAGCTGAAAAATCTCCAGGTTACTTTGGAGGTAGTACTAACTGTGATTGAGGATGCTGAGACGAAACAAATTGATGATATTTGGTTGCAAAGGCTTAAAGATGTTGCTTATGAAGCTGAAGACGTACTTGATGATTTTTCATATGAAGTCATGCGAAGGCAGCATGAGGCAGTATGCAAAAGAGACAAGGTATGTGACTTTGTCTCAAAATCCTCCAACCCAATTTTGTTTGGCTGGAGAATGGGTTTTAAAATCAGAAAGATCAATCGGAAGTTAGGTAAAATTGTTATTGATGCTGATATTAAGTCCAAATTGTTACCAAACAATACTAGTAGTACTAGTGGTCATAAACAAAGTAGTGTTCAGCTAGAACGAGAAACCACTTCTTATGTCAATGATACAGAAATTGTTGgaaggaaaaatgaaaaatcaaagatGATAGATTTGTTGGTCAATTCGTCATCCCTGATAGATGAAAACCTTTCAACTATATCCATAGTGGGAATGGGGGGACTTGGGAAGACGGCATTGGCTCAACAAGTTTACAATGATGACTTGGTCAAGAGACATTTTGAACCAAGAATATGGGTATGTGTCTCCAAGGATGAATCTTATTTTAGTGTTCATAAAACTTTAAGTGATATCCTTGAGTTCATCACTAAAACCAAGTGTCGTGATGTACCAAATGTCGAAGAGTTGGTACGTCGAGTTCGTGAAAATTTGACTGACAAGAAGTATTTATTAGTTCTTGATGATTTGTGGAATGTGAATGTCCATGAATGGTTGAGACTTAAAGATTTTTTGGTAGTTGGTGCTCAAGGAAGCAAAATCTTAGTCACAACACGACTAAGTAAAACTGGGTCAACTGTTCGGGGAGCAATTTCTCCTTATGGCTTACGGCACTTATCAACAGCTGATTGTTGGTCTATCATCAGGCAAAGAGCATTTGCTTGTGGTGGTGCACTTGAGTCTGAcccaaatatgataaaaataggAGAAGAGATAGCTAAAAAATGTTGCGGTTTGCCACTTGTGGCAAAAACTTTGGGGAGTCTTATGTGgttaaaaaataaggaaaaagagTGGGTGTCTATCATGGAAAATGAGATTTTTGTCAATTTATCAGAAGATGAAAACAATGTTATTCCTGTGTTAAAGCTGAGTTACAATAATTTGTCGTCAAACTTAAAACAATGTTTTTCATTTTGCTCCATATTTCCAAAAGGTTATGTATTTGAAAGAGAAACTTTGGTTCAATTGTGGATGGCGGAAGGATTCCTTCAACCATCTGATGAcgaagaaaataaaatatcaatGGAAGATGTTGGGGATGACTACTTCAGCAACCTGTTGTCGAGCTCATTTTTTCAAGATGTGAAGAACGATGAGTGTGGAAACATTGTTTCGTGCAAGATGCACGATCTTATACATGATCTTGCGCTAAGTGTATCGAACTGTGAATGCTTGCTCTTGAAAGCCAGTAAAATGAAAGATGTTCCTAGTGTTCGTCATTTAGGTTTGGTTTTGGATGATGATGGATTAACAGCGTCTCAAAATTTGTTGCGCAAGTCTAAAAGGTTGTGTACTCTTCTTACATTTCTAAGAGGCCGTAGTGAAGATATTGAGGGTGTCTTCAGCGAGTGTAAACACTTGCGTGTACTAGATGTCAGTGGTTCATTCATGGGTGACAGTTTACCGGTTTCTGTGGGGAGATTGAGAAATTTAAGGTATCTTAATCTTTCATTTCCGAAAAAttatcaaagtcatgaaacactgAATGAAAGGTCCGTAAGTGTGCTTTATAGTTTGCAGACACTAGTATTAAGTGAATGGGCTTCTCTTCGAGAGCTTCCAAGCAACATTGGATTTTTGAAGCACTTGAGGCACCTTTATCTAGAACGTTCTAAAATTAAAGCACTGCCAGATTCTATCACTAGCTTACATAAGTTGCAGACATTAAATCTTTTTGGGTGTACTTATTTTCGAAGGTTACCTGTAAACATTGGTATCATGAAAGATCTAAGGCATCTTAATTTATACAGCACTGGCATCAGGGAATTACCTAGGTCAATTACTTCTTGCTCCAATTTGGAAAAGTTACAGCTTGGTGAAAGCTACCTTGAAGAGCTACCTGATAATTTAGGTGACTTACAAAATCTAGTGTTACTTGATGTTTCGTCTACACCAATTAAAGAAGTACCTGAATCTATAATTCTTCTAAGGAATTTGACGTCGTTAAACTTCAACAATTGTGGAAATCTTCACAAATTTCCCAAAGATATTGGTGCTGCTATGAGACATGTAAGGATTCTGGACATTGGTACCACACAGATAAGAACACTACCAGATTTGTACGAACTCTCCAGTTTAGAGTACGTGGACTTGGGGAAAGCTATGCTTCCGAGAGATGTAAGAAATTGGAACAAGTTGGAACATCTCAAATATGATGGTCATAGGAAAATATCATCAAAAGGTCTAGGACAGCTGACGAAGTTGAAAACCTTGCATGAATACATTGTAGGCGAGGGAACCACAGTTGGAGAATTAAGAGACCTGAGACTCCTCAGAGAGACCTTAGAGATTTATAATCTTGAGAATGTGAGAGGTGGAACAGAAGAAGCCCGTGGAGCGAAtttaaatcaaaagcaaaatatCTCAAGTTTGGAATTATACTGGAGTACTGGTAATTTTGTTGGAAATGATCTTGATAATGCTGATGAACTTGTGCTGGAAGGGCTGCAACCCCACTCTAATTTGAAAAGTTTGACGATTGGTGGTTTTAGAGGTGTTAAACTCCCATCATGGATGAAGATGAATACAATTTTGTTGTCTTTGCCAAACCTGACGGAGATTGAACTGCGAAACTGCAGCAGATGTGAGCAAATAGTGGGTCTGGGGCAGCTTCCAAAGTTGTGGAAGTTGCTTTTGTGTAATATGCCTGAGTTACAAGGATGGGAGGagtcatcattatcatcatctttcCCTTGCCTGAAGAAGTTATCGATTGAAATTTGTCCGAAATTGGTGACGGTGCCCGATGTTGCACTGAAGCATGACTTGGCTCACCTTCAAATAAATGGAATTTCAGAACTCGAGTTTCTGCCACTACAGAACCTGCAACCTGAACTCAAGTATCTAAAGATATGGGGGTGTCCTAAATTTCAAGGTTTTCACTCAAATGAAGAGGAGAGCAACCTCAATAATATCTCTGTTGCGACCAACAGCTCATTAGAAGACTCGATCTATCTTGAAGAATTTCAAATTCAATGTCCACAAGAACGGAATTCTTTGTCAGTGGATCTGCAGTGCATTAGGGACCTTCAGGATTTCAAGATTGGCTGGTTCTCTGAGGAACCTGGTTCGTTTCCATTTTCAATTGAACAATTCTCCTCCTTTGCATCTCTACAGAGGTTAGAGGTAGACGGGTGCTCTAAACTCAAGGTTCTACCTGAGCAGCTTCAGCACCTTACCAGGCTCAAGGAGTTCACCATATCTAACATGGGTCTTGACATGGTGGTTTTGCCCGAGTGGATTGGGGACCTTTCAAGACTTGTAAGGCTGGAGACTAGGAATTGTGAAAATTTGGTGCATATGCCTTCTAAGGAGACAATGCTAAGACTCAAATTCCTGAAGTTCTTATTTATCGAAGCTTGTCCATTGTTAGAGCAGAGTTGCAACTACCAGGCTGGGGAAGACTGGGACAAGATTTCTCATATTAAATATATCAGGTTTGTCATTTTCTTTTTGAACTGCACATAATTTTTACTAGTATGTGATTTATTAGCTACTCTCTCTTGTTCCACTAATACCAAAGACGTACTTCATCATGTTGAGGTTCCAAATCATGTCCCAGATGCGACCTCAACATTTATGTGTGTAGAACCTCGTCAGGAGGCATCCATAATGAATTTCCTTGCATGAACAACCATTCCCTTACTAAAATTTACTGTCGCGAAAACAATAGGCTAAAAAGTCGATCCAGAGGTTAGACTAGTCTGCAGTGGAATCTCATATTTGCAGTTATAAAGTGAAGGTTTAGAACAGGCAGACTCCATTCCATTAGGGCTAAGTTCAGAATGTCTAAACCAGTACCTTTGATCCCTGTAATGGCTAAGTTTTCTTTTCCTGAAGAAAGTTCAGTTCCTGTTAAAATGCTTATCTTGCAATGTGTGGACTGTTTTATATTGATCCACTTAGTCCAGTATTATAAGTGATTTTAGGCTCTACATCCTAACATTTAGCATTCGGTTTTCATCAATTCTCAATTTGTTAGTTCCTGTCGATTGTTCGATGATATTGACCTCAATATCTGCAAGATCTCAGTTTTAACTAGATTTTCGTGAGTCTTCAAGTTTTGGTCTGGTTTATTAAAAAGATGGTTGTTCAGTGGACGCCAGGATCATGCAACCAACTCCCAACTTGGAACGGGCAAGCCAATATAATGCGCGAGGTTGAGCTTGGTGTAAATACAAAAGTCCAGCTGTTCAAGAAGTTTGGTTATCTTGTGCTGATATCATTTTGGTGGAAATCCGGTCCGTCAGAAACAAATCCCTGCATGAGGAATGATACCTGGTTGTGATTCATCTCAGTATGACTTGCACATCTTAaaattcttcaacattccttgtaGAAGAGTTAAATGTATTAGAGTTGTTGGATGTTATTCTTCCTCGCCAGATCATGTTATTCTTCTTTGAAGAGATGGTACTTTTAGAGGCAACCTTGGCTTTTCAGGTTACGGATAGCTGAAGCTGGCGGTCTTGGTGTTGCTAACAGCTATATTGCACAAATAATGGGAAGCAAAGCAATGGAGGGCGGAAGCATAGCCAAGCTTCCCCTGGATGGAGCCACCCCAAAGGCCCAAAAACACTTCTTCTATTTTAACCTAACTCATGTTGGGCCACAAAACATTATGGTGAAGCCCGGAGAGAAGATATGGTCAAGCCCAGCACAAGGAAGGTTTCTGGTTTCACCagggcaaaaaaaaaacaacttggtTGGAAACTTGGAAGATATTAACAAAAAGTTGTCAAAttttcatcatcattttgtagaaAGGAAACCATTTGATCAAATTTGTTAAGATGGTTAAAAGAGCGCAAAGGGACTTCTCCGATGATTAACTCTCAAGGATGCAATATTTTGCCTTAGATCCTACAAAGTGATgaagattttagggaaaattaacTCTTCCGGATGCGTAGCACGGGTACAAATCTTGTGAGCCTTGATTCAGTAAGAAAACATAAAACTGCACATCTTGATtaaggatttcttttcttttttttcatttgtttggATTGGTCAATAAGAAAATTGCGATGATAAATAGGTACTTCAGAGTTTCCCAACCCAATAAATTAGGCTTTATTTAGATATACCTAGTTTTACAAAACACACAATAACATCCAATTTGAACTAGGCAAATTGCATGCTTCACCTCTCTATGCCTGCTTAAGCAAATGGATATTCATTCCAGTTGTAGCTATTTCACATCCCTTGAGGATTCCAACCGGCTTTTTTCACCAAACTTGTACCATCATTAGTACCAAATTTGGGAATAATATCCAAGTTGACATTAAAGATAGTAAAGTCTTTCATGACATCTCCTTCAAAGACTCTGTATGTAATCGACCTGTTTTTGTTGTCGACCGCTGTTATTTTGTGTTTCGTAGATAAGAACTAGCACTATGGAGAGCcccatcccttccctatccctcaaatgtagggaagggatagcaCAAGGATGTCAAGCTTGCTATAGTGCCCTCTCATCTCTTCCCTACACgaaacggctactcagtagccgtgtgAATAGTGCTAAACCGCTACTGTGTTGTCATATATTTTTTTCACATTTTTTTCCAATAAGAATATATTTTTTtaggtaaaaaaaatattttacagTAAAAAACGATATATAATAAAAAGaagatataataggtaaaaaaagagttttgtaaaaaaaagtgtgaaaaagaaaagttttagggtaaaatttcaaaaaccaaatacgGAAACTCAATAGCCGTGTAAAATGCTATGGCTACTGAGTAACCGTAAAGTGTAAAAAAATACGGCTATTGAGTagccgtgtgatttcccttccctacaagtGGGATCAGATATGATCCTCCTTGTAGGGAAAGGGGGTGATTTCCCTACTCATGTAGAGATTTAGGAGACTATAGTAGATGGTATTTGGGCGTTTTGAGGGATAGAGTGCACCACAGTGCTAGCTCTAATAGATTGTTAATATGTATTTCACAACTGATTTCAAATGCATGAAAATAACGGttaaagaccaaaatcaacagttcctgggtgaaaaggatatttagattttgatactgtttaaatggacaaaaatgtaaaaatagtcaggatgtaaacagtttcatactacccattttcaaatattatttttatttttaatttacatcaggatgcatccagtttcatccttgccatttttttaagtttaagtcaagatgaatccagtttcatccttgctattttttttggtgttcatttcacccatactaatttttactcgtccatttgaatcatgttttcaaaatatttggacaaatgacccattttccgttaaatTAATTGCATCACATGCATGGTTGCGTACCAGGTATCACGCATTTCTACACAAATCCAGTGCCTAAACAAATTTCGCCCTCTCGGATGACTTCAACGCTTTGAATCACTTCAGGAAGATACTTCGACAGTTGGGTGCATCACGAGTGAACATACGGTATAGCTTGTCTGCACAACACTTGACCTCATGCACAATCTCAAGTTTTTGAAGCTCAGCCATTATACAGTATACTAGTTTTAGAAAGTTGGAAATTAAAGGAGCAACGAATAAACTTGGTGTTGTTGTGTATGCAAGAGGAGGTATGTCGTACCTAGCTATTTATAGAATAGAAAGAAGTATAGATTAGGACTATGCGTAATAAATGATTAAGTAATCAAATTGGATTACATCAAACAATTTATCAAGGCAATCGTATATAATCTATTTATTCATATAATTCAAATAAATTAGTGGTTCAAATTGGTCCATAAAACAAAGCGGCTCTTCACCACTAACCTAATTaatgtagttgcggaaaatcccacaactacaccacTTATGATATTGTGTAAATAATTTCTAAATCTAACTTATTgatcatgaaaatgatgataaaagtgctaaaaatgtaaaGAGATATAAGATTTTTTTATATGGTTCGAttaatgtgatctacatccatggttctttACTATGAGTATTGAAATTACATAAGTATTACATTTGGAATCTCCATTAATGGGTTTTGTGTAGAGCTTTAGAtttgggtgatggtggtggtgatggaaaagaagaagaaggagatatttTGTGTTCTCTCTTTTTCTTGGATTCTCTATTTTGGTCTCTCAACTGACCTCTCTCATTTGCAATctccccccacccccaccccccccccccccccccacccccacaaTTTGCCTTGTACAATATTTCGCCCCTACACTTAAACCCACTAACAAAGGAGATTCAAAGTTCATATCGACTCTTTTCGTGAATCTGATTCCGGCATAGTGGTATGAAGCATATGAAGAGAATGCGCAACTATCCAATCTTCGGTCGTTCATAAATTTTCATTTTGGATATCATCAATACTTCTTTGTATAAAGGAGAGTGTTGAGGATAATGTTGGGTCACCTCAGTCTGCACTGGGCAGACCTAATCAGATCAACAACGGTGTTCCGTGCAAAGTTTGAAGAGCTGAAGGTAGACCTTTTTATCAAGTCAATATTTGATAGAATAACTGCTCAGTGCATGTTGTTGAGTTTCAAAAAAGAGGTATACCTCACGTTGATGTGTTAATTATTTTGAGGGATGATGACAAATTACAAGGACCAAATGATTTGGACAAAATAGTGCGAGCAGAAATACCTGATCCTATCGAGGAGCTAGAATTACACAAGTGTGTAAAAAAGTGGATGATTCATGGTCCATCCGGAAGTAAGTGAATGATAGATGGCAAATGTAAGAGAAACTTTCCAAAACATTTTTATGAAGTATTATACAAGGAAAAGATGCATACCTTATTAATAGCTGACGCAATGATGGATGACATATCCGAAAGAGTCCAAGTTTTGAAGTGGACAGTAGGATGACTGTGCCTTATAACCCTTCATTATTACAAAAGTATAACTCAAACATAAACGTAGAAATTTTTAGTAGTGTAGGGAGTGTTAAATATCTTTACAATTATGTGTATAAGGGTCCAAATTATGTATCTTTTCAAGTGAATCCAGATGACCATGACGAGATAACAAGGTATATTAATGCATGATGGGTTTGTGCGGTGGAGGAATTTTAGTTGTGCTCTTTACAAGGTTTATCATTCGGTAGAGAGGTTACAAATACATCTTCTCGCCCAACAGTGTGTCGGGTACTATGATCACCAAACATTAGAAGAAATTTTGTCTGATAAAAGGAATTCGAGAACGATTCTGACAAAATTCTTTGTGACAAATGCTTATGATCATATAGCGAGGGAGTTGTCATATCATGAATTTAGAGAATGCTACtgttggaatacaaaaataaagagtgtaGAAGAATAAGAAGTACACAGACGACTATATGAAGGGTTTTTACAATACCTACATTTGCAGGTGGTTCTTAAGACACATTCTAAACCATATTAAAAGCCTGGcgtttttttgataatcttttgTTAGTTGATGGAGAGATGTCAGATATTCAAGAGAGATACTAGAAAACTAGGACTCTTAAAGAATGATCAGAGTGCAAGAGCGTCTTTTGCTGAAGAAGCAACAATCAAGATGTCATATGCGATGAAAAAAAAATTCGCCTCTATCTTGGTCTTTGGTAATCCGTCGGGCGTGAGAGAATTATGGGATGGATTTTTTAATAGCGTGGTAGGCGATTCCTCGAGTTCAAGGGATACAAAATCGGCATTTTTATCAGATCATCTTCTTCAAGAGTTGAATTTGATACTTAATTATCACGACATAGATATATCCAAGTATGACCTTCCGCCGATTGTAGGCACATAGGTTGAGGGCTTTGAGATTTTGAGTATGATTCAAGAAGAGTTATCGTTTCCTATATCCGAGGAAGACCTATCTACTATCCAGAAGTTGAATGAAGACCAGTTTAGGGCGTAAGATACAATCATGGGAGCAATTGTCGGAAAGCATGATATTTTTCATACATATTCTGGAATGTAGTGGAAAGACGTTTATGTATCGTGTTATTTTGGCAACTGTCGGGAAAAATGATGGTACTGCGATAGTAATAGTCACGTCCATAATTGTCACGTCCATGATATTTTACCTATCTACTATCCAGAAGTTGAATGAAGACCAGTTTAGGGCGTAAGCTGAGAGAATTTACATCCTCAACTCAAAACCGATTTTTTTAACGAATTATTAAACTGTACCGCAATGGCTTGGTTAGATGGGAAGTAAGTAAATTAATCAGGTTTTTGTTTTATACAATGTGCACCCAACTAGCACCTTATATCTGCACTCTCACGCCCCTAATATGATGGGCCACAGTGTCTTACATTTTGGTTTATTCAGCAAATAAAATGCATGCACCACTTAACTTTATGATTAGGCGGTGTTTGGATACCAATTAACAATGTAGTTTTCCAATTAATTCCAaactttaaaaacaaacaaaaaaatattttttgtgaaGTAAAAATAGTTTTGTGAAGTAAAACCATTTGGTTTCTGGTTTCTAAAATTGACTTGTACTTCCACGGAAGATACTTTTGGTTGCCAAACAAACTCAGATACCGTAAAAGAAGTGATTTTTGAATGATTCAAGTTGAAAAGTCATATATTGGTTCGGAAACTATACTTAAAAGTAATGAAGTTAACCTTACGAGGGTCGTGCCCCGCGTGACATAGCTTTCGGACTATATTGCTAAACCTAAAATTCTTGGGGTGTTAAACACTAAAAGAAACTGTTGAAATGAACCAATATCTTCTGGCTAAATTAGCTTGGAGACTGCCCTGTGAAGAAGATGCATTATGGGTTAAATCTTTTAGAAATAAATATTTCCCGACCATAACCCGTTGTATTATGCTAATCCAGATGGTTGTTGGGTTTGGAGGGGTGTGTGTAAGGGTATAATCAGAAACCAAATGTTTATCATTTGCTTGGAAACAATTTTGGGGATTAGCGTTGTCGCCAAAAATTATccattttctttgaaaatgtgtGCATAGATGCTTGCCAATTAAGGTTAAGATATTTAGAAATGGTTCaggtgttgaatcccactatgtTATTTGTCAATCTTTTATAGAAACTATTTATCATCTGCTTTTGGAATGCCCTGTAACTAATCAAATTTGGAAGGAAAATTTGTTGGTTGGTCCTAGGCCCAATAAGTTAGTTATactagggtccaaccggattttagACTTATCACtaggtccataattatttgaaacaAGCAAAATGATCACATTACCCTAGACCTAAACACGTGTGAAGAATGCAACACATTCTTACGGTTTTGTTTCTCGTACTAAAACCGCTGAAACGGTCAGAAGAACATATTTGCAACACTGTTTATACCAAATCGGGATTTtattttatctggaggtccaaatttaattaaaacatggaaatgaccacaaatttgagtacatatctgctacactgtttacaaatctgagtacatatctattacactgtttacaaatttgagtatatatctgctacactgattacaaatttgagtacatatgtgCGACACTTCTTACAAAATTTTgaatacatatctgctacaccacttacaaatctgagtatatATCTGAAGCACTGGTTACATATAGAGTACGTTTCCATTTGACAtatgaacctgtaaatgtgagcagaatataacaatattaaaacacaACCAAGTTGGTGTGCACTAACACATTCGGTTAGCTGATAAAATTAACTACATAGCTCAGACAACTCCCTCCTGGCAGTCTCAATTAATGTTTGCAAGAACTTGCTAGGTTCACAATTGTTAGGGTTTGTAAGAGAGGCATGAGTTAAGAAAGGAAGTTTTCTTAATGCTCTTCCACTTAATCCCTGAAATAA
This is a stretch of genomic DNA from Papaver somniferum cultivar HN1 chromosome 1, ASM357369v1, whole genome shotgun sequence. It encodes these proteins:
- the LOC113317623 gene encoding disease resistance protein RGA2-like isoform X3 produces the protein MRRQHEAVCKRDKVCDFVSKSSNPILFGWRMGFKIRKINRKLGKIVIDADIKSKLLPNNTSSTSGHKQSSVQLERETTSYVNDTEIVGRKNEKSKMIDLLVNSSSLIDENLSTISIVGMGGLGKTALAQQVYNDDLVKRHFEPRIWVCVSKDESYFSVHKTLSDILEFITKTKCRDVPNVEELVRRVRENLTDKKYLLVLDDLWNVNVHEWLRLKDFLVVGAQGSKILVTTRLSKTGSTVRGAISPYGLRHLSTADCWSIIRQRAFACGGALESDPNMIKIGEEIAKKCCGLPLVAKTLGSLMWLKNKEKEWVSIMENEIFVNLSEDENNVIPVLKLSYNNLSSNLKQCFSFCSIFPKGYVFERETLVQLWMAEGFLQPSDDEENKISMEDVGDDYFSNLLSSSFFQDVKNDECGNIVSCKMHDLIHDLALSVSNCECLLLKASKMKDVPSVRHLGLVLDDDGLTASQNLLRKSKRLCTLLTFLRGRSEDIEGVFSECKHLRVLDVSGSFMGDSLPVSVGRLRNLRYLNLSFPKNYQSHETLNERSVSVLYSLQTLVLSEWASLRELPSNIGFLKHLRHLYLERSKIKALPDSITSLHKLQTLNLFGCTYFRRLPVNIGIMKDLRHLNLYSTGIRELPRSITSCSNLEKLQLGESYLEELPDNLGDLQNLVLLDVSSTPIKEVPESIILLRNLTSLNFNNCGNLHKFPKDIGAAMRHVRILDIGTTQIRTLPDLYELSSLEYVDLGKAMLPRDVRNWNKLEHLKYDGHRKISSKGLGQLTKLKTLHEYIVGEGTTVGELRDLRLLRETLEIYNLENVRGGTEEARGANLNQKQNISSLELYWSTGNFVGNDLDNADELVLEGLQPHSNLKSLTIGGFRGVKLPSWMKMNTILLSLPNLTEIELRNCSRCEQIVGLGQLPKLWKLLLCNMPELQGWEESSLSSSFPCLKKLSIEICPKLVTVPDVALKHDLAHLQINGISELEFLPLQNLQPELKYLKIWGCPKFQGFHSNEEESNLNNISVATNSSLEDSIYLEEFQIQCPQERNSLSVDLQCIRDLQDFKIGWFSEEPGSFPFSIEQFSSFASLQRLEVDGCSKLKVLPEQLQHLTRLKEFTISNMGLDMVVLPEWIGDLSRLVRLETRNCENLVHMPSKETMLRLKFLKFLFIEACPLLEQSCNYQAGEDWDKISHIKYIRIMQPTPNLERASQYNARG